The following are encoded in a window of Urocitellus parryii isolate mUroPar1 chromosome 7, mUroPar1.hap1, whole genome shotgun sequence genomic DNA:
- the LOC144255763 gene encoding LOW QUALITY PROTEIN: C-type lectin domain family 10 member A-like (The sequence of the model RefSeq protein was modified relative to this genomic sequence to represent the inferred CDS: substituted 1 base at 1 genomic stop codon), whose amino-acid sequence MVMKYEDLQHLGSEEKNQEIRKAPPPQVGLWYICSEHRLILLSLGLNLLLLVAVCVIGSQNSKLHRDLGTPRTTFSNFSVDTGANVQALTSHGQSLQATITSLKAEVEDHREALLAAHSLNQKVVSVESSLQKQKQDFKAGQSEVVLQVQRLAKNLGTLNCQLANLKNNGSEKTCXPIDWLEHESSCYWFSESGKSWPEADQNCQLQNSHLVVVTSLEEQKFIEKHMSSVPSWMGLTDQNGPWRWVDGTDYERGFKYWRPNQPDDWTGHWLGGGEDCAHFTHDGRWNDNVCRRPFSWICETELGKTS is encoded by the exons ATGGTAATGAAGTATGAAGATCTCCAGCACTTGGGGAGTGAGGAGAAAAACCAGGAGATCAGAAAAG CACCTCCACCCCAGGTTGGCCTCTGGTATATCTGCTCTGAGCATCGCCTCATCCTGTTATCATTGGGCCTCAACCTCCTGCTGTTGGTGGCTGTCTGTGTGATTGGATCCCAAA ATTCCAAGTTACACAGGGACCTGGGCACCCCGAGGACAACTTTCAGCAATTTCAGTGTAGACACAGGGGCCAATGTCCAGGCACTGACCTCCCATG GTCAGAGCTTGCAAGCAACCATAACCTCTCTGAAAGCTGAGGTGGAGGATCACAGGGAGGCACTGCTGGCAG CCCACAGCTTGAACCAGAAGGTGGTTTCAGTGGAGAGCAGCCTGCAGAAACAGAAGCAGGACTTCAAAGCAG GTCAATCTGAGGTGGTCTTGCAAGTACAACGATTGGCAAAGAACCTAGGAACCCTTAATTGCCAGCTGGCCAACCTCAAGAACAATG gctCTGAAAAGACCTGCTGACCCATTGACTGGTTGGAACATGAAAGCAGCTGCTACTGGTTCTCTGAATCTGGCAAGTCCTGGCCTGAGGCTGACCAGAACTGCCAGTTGCAGAACTCCCACCTGGTGGTGGTCACCTCCTTAGAAGAGCAG AAATTCATTGAGAAACACATGAGCTCTGTGCCCTCCTGGATGGGCCTCACTGATCAAAATGGACCTTGGAGATGGGTAGATGGGACTGACTATGAGAGAGGCTTCAA GTACTGGCGTCCAAATCAGCCTGATGACTGGACGGGGCATTGGCTGGGAGGAGGCGAGGACTGTGCCCACTTTACCCATGATGGTCGCTGGAATGATAATGTCTGCCGGAGGCCCTTCTCCTGGATCTGTGAGACAGAGCTGGGCAA